Proteins encoded together in one Lathyrus oleraceus cultivar Zhongwan6 chromosome 5, CAAS_Psat_ZW6_1.0, whole genome shotgun sequence window:
- the LOC127087943 gene encoding amino acid transporter AVT1H, whose protein sequence is MLKSLRKILSLRSKYCIKQRNYEHGENSEALSVQFPNCNDCVEENKHCNCDHIVAVEDRKNSTTAEGASVDSNSSFVHSVINMVGMLIGLGQLSTPYAVEKGGWGSALLLIGLGVICAYTSHILGKCLEKNPKLTSYVDIGNQAFGTKGRYLVATFIYMDIFMALVSYTISLHDNLITVFIGTHLKMKFAMLTSSQIIALVAILIALPSLWIRDMSCISFLSTGGIVMSLLVFACVVATAIFGVGEAGNNHSIPVFKLHNIPSISGLYVFCYGGHIVFPDLYKSMKDPSKFTKVSIVSFTIAIAFYTSMGFMGAKMYGNDIQSQITLSMPSNQIITKIALWATVLVPMTKYALEFAPFAIHLEQTLPNSLNGRTKLVIRGCVASFLLLTILVLALSVPYFEHVLSLTGSLLSVAICLVFPCVFYLKIFWGKITRFLLVLNISLVIFGVLLGGMGTISSTKLILQKLISHHST, encoded by the exons ATGCTGAAATCCTTGAGGAAAATCTTATCCCTTCGATCGAAATATTGTATCAAACAAAGGAATTATGAACATGGTGAAAACTCGGAAGCTTTGTCTGTGCAGTTTCCGAATTGCAATGACTGCGTAGAGGAAAACAAACATTGCAATTGTGACCACATCGTTGCTGTCGAGGATAGAAAGAACAGTACTACTGCAGAAGGCGCTAGTGTCGACTCTAATAGTTCTTTTGTTCATTCTGTTATCAACATGGTGGGAATGCTCATAG GTTTGGGGCAATTATCAACTCCTTATGCTGTTGAAAAAGGAGGGTGGGGATCTGCATTATTGCTTATAGGACTTGGGGTAATATGTGCTTATACATCTCACATACTAGGAAAATGTCTTGAAAAGAATCCTAAGTTAACAAGTTATGTGGATATTGGGAATCAAGCATTTGGAACAAAAGGAAGATACCTAGTTGCAACATTTATCTACATGGACATCTTCATGGCACTTGTATCCTACACCATCTCATTACATGATAACTTGATTACTGTTTTTATAGGGACTCATCTGAAGATGAAGTTTGCTATGTTAACCTCATCGCAAATCATAGCCTTGGTGGCAATCTTGATTGCTTTGCCTAGTTTGTGGATCAGAGATATGTCTTGTATATCTTTCCTTTCAACCGGTGGAATTGTTATGTCTCTTCTCGTTTTCGCGTGTGTGGTAGCTACTGCAATTTTTGGAGTGGGTGAAGCTGGTAATAATCATAGTATACCTGTCTTCAAGCTACATAATATTCCATCAATATCTGGTCTTTATGTCTTTTGTTATGGAGGACATATTGTGTTTCCTGACTTGTATAAATCCATGAAAGACCCCTCCAAGTTCACCAAG GTTTCAATTGTGAGCTTCACAATAGCTATAGCATTTTACACCTCAATGGGATTTATGGGTGCAAAAATGTATGGAAATGATATTCAATCTCAGATAACTCTCAGCATGCCATCAAATCAAATCATAACAAAGATTGCTCTATGGGCAACCGTGTTGGTACCAATGACTAAATATGCACTTGAGTTTGCACCCTTTGCCATTCATCTTGAACAAACACTTCCAAATTCTTTGAATGGCAGGACAAAATTGGTAATAAGGGGTTGTGTAGCTTCATTTTTGCTATTGACCATACTAGTCCTTGCTCTATCAGTGCCATATTTTGAACACGTGCTTAGCCTCACTGGTTCACTACTTAGTGTAGCCATTTGTTTGGTTTTTCCATGTGTTTTCTATTTGAAGATTTTTTGGGGTAAAATTACTAGGTTTCTCTTGGTCCTTAATATTTCTTTAGTCATATTTGGGGTTCTTCTTGGTGGAATGGGTACCATTTCCTCCACAAAGTTAATATTGCAAAAACTTATATCACATCATTCAACTTGA
- the LOC127083136 gene encoding 15-cis-zeta-carotene isomerase, chloroplastic, with protein sequence MATSVMLSTSFSPTYHPPLFRPSSSIPFSKPKLTSHSSSNSPCWNTKPLSLHHSFNFSFIARSLTKDENSSTFAGEDSAVFDLKKQKISSWIYFTAILGVVLFVLNVAWIDNSTGFSKAFVESVSALSDSHEVVMLILFLIFAVFHSGMASLRDAGEKLIGERAFRVIFAGISLPLAVTTVVYFINHRYDGVQLWQLQSTPGIHAFLWLSNFISFFFLYPSTFNLLEVAAVDKPKVHLWETGIIRITRHPQLVGQVIWCLAHTVWIGNSVAVAASIGLISHHLFGAWNGDRRLAIRYGEDFEVVKRRTSIVPFAAILDGRQRLPEDFYKEFIRLPYLAITVVTLGAYFAHPLMQTASFNLHW encoded by the exons ATGGCCACTTCTGTTATGCTATCCACTTCTTTCTCTCCCACATACCATCCACCCCTTTTCCGTCCCTCTTCTTCCATTCCATTCTCCAAACCAAAACTCACTTCACACTCCTCCTCCAATTCGCCATGCTGGAACACAAAACCACTCTCTCTGCATCACAGCTTCAACTTCAGCTTCATTGCTCGCTCTTTAACAAAGGACGAAAACTCGTCGACCTTCGCGGGCGAGGATTCCGCAGTGTTCGATTTGAAGAAACAGAAAATATCTTCCTGGATTTATTTCACCGCGATTTTAGGAGTTGTTCTCTTCGTTCTAAACGTAGCTTGGATCGATAATTCAACCGGCTTCAGCAAAGCCTTCGTTGAATCCGTTTCAGCTCTTTCCGATTCTCACGAG GTGGTAATGTTGATCCTATTTCTCATATTTGCTGTTTTCCACAGCGGCATGGCCAGCCTCCGCGACGCCGGCGAGAAACTCATCGGCGAAAGAGCTTTTCGTGTTATTTTTGCAGGGATATCACTGCCGTTGGCCGTCACTACCGTC GTGTATTTTATTAACCACAGATATGATGGAGTTCAACTCTGGCAGCTCCAGAGTACTCCTGGGATTCATGCATTTCTGTGGCTTTCCAATTTCATATCTTTCTTTTTCCTATATCCTTCTACCTTTAATCTCTTAGAAGTTGCAGCAGTTGACAAACCTAAAGTACATCTATGGGAAACTGGCATCATAAGAATAACCAGGCATCCACAG TTGGTTGGGCAGGTAATCTGGTGTCTTGCTCATACGGTTTGGATTGGAAATTCAGTGGCTGTTGCAGCTTCAATTGGCTTAATTTCACATCATCTATTTGGTGCTTGGAATGGAGATAGACGATTGGCTATAAGATACGGAGAAGATTTTGAGGTGGTTAAGCGCCGAACAAGTATTGTCCCTTTTGCAGCAATCCTTGATGGCCGTCAAAGATTACCCGAAGATTTCTACAAGGAGTTTATTCGATTACCATACTTAGCGATTACTGTAGTAACACTAGGAGCTTACTTTGCACATCCCCTTATGCAGACTGCTAGCTTCAACCTCCATTGGTAG